A window from Neodiprion fabricii isolate iyNeoFabr1 chromosome 2, iyNeoFabr1.1, whole genome shotgun sequence encodes these proteins:
- the LOC124176248 gene encoding sphingosine 1-phosphate receptor 1 isoform X2 has protein sequence MWERPNDTSDQAEPTSEERNIELFCSELGNFRFSGWITAIGISTIPTYWNCFDNAGAICEMDTILPRYYTVAVLTPMLFLTWIAMFIIYWRIWREASTHARRLRGNTLYNDSASDWKSVQVVLLVLGCFSVCWLPYLIVACTRAYEWQNKASPTLYKATFSLAMANSGMNPIIYAWKNANFRKAFNKLLHFESPNCNEFNSSLKNYLSKQKELRKKELGGVDPAIQAVENHGIKTICGNYSFEMEETATMTTV, from the exons ATGTGGGAACGTCCTAACGATACTAGCGATCAGGCTGAGCCGACGTCTGAGGAACGTAACATCGAACTATTTTGTTCTGAGCTTGGCAATTTCCGATTTTCTG GTTGGATAACAGCGATTGGTATTTCAACCATACCAACATACTGGAATTGCTTTGACAACGCCGGTGCAATTTGCGAGATGGACACTATCCTACCCAG atattacaCGGTTGCTGTGCTGACACCAATGCTCTTCCTTACGTGGATTGCAATGTTCATAATATACTGGCGGATTTGGAGGGAGGCTAGCACTCATGCTCGAAGATTAAGAGGCAACACTTTGTACAACGACTCAGCGAGCGATTGGAAGAGCGTCCAG gTAGTTTTGCTCGTCCTGGGATGTTTTTCAGTATGTTGGCTACCATACCTGATAGTGGCCTGTACGCGGGCTTATGAGTGGCAGAACAAAGCATCGCCAACATTGTACAAAGCAACGTTTTCTCTAGCAATGGCGAACAGTGGGATGAATCCGATTATTTATGCATGGAAAAATGCGAATTTTCGAAAGGCATTCAATAAGTTGTTACATTTTGAATCACCAAACTGCAACGAATTTAATTCAAGCTTGAAGAACTACTTGAGTAAACAGAAGGAACTTAGGAAGAAGGAATTAGGCGGTGTCGATCCTGCGATTCAGGCCGTGGAAAACCACGGAATTAAAACAATATGTGGCAATTACTCTTTCGAAATGGAAGAAACGGCAACAATGACAACTGTATAA
- the LOC124176248 gene encoding D(2)-like dopamine receptor isoform X1 codes for MSFSSHMVWSIIDGLLFVMIICGNVLTILAIRLSRRLRNVTSNYFVLSLAISDFLVGLSLPYHLAFYVLDHLSHVKVACIARFVFITLACSASIYNLIAIAVDRYISIVHPMKYTRYMTRRVVYTIITIGWITAIGISTIPTYWNCFDNAGAICEMDTILPRYYTVAVLTPMLFLTWIAMFIIYWRIWREASTHARRLRGNTLYNDSASDWKSVQVVLLVLGCFSVCWLPYLIVACTRAYEWQNKASPTLYKATFSLAMANSGMNPIIYAWKNANFRKAFNKLLHFESPNCNEFNSSLKNYLSKQKELRKKELGGVDPAIQAVENHGIKTICGNYSFEMEETATMTTV; via the exons ATGTCATTCAGTAGCCACATGGTCTGGTCAATAATAGATGGTTTGCTCTTCGTGATGATAATATGTGGGAACGTCCTAACGATACTAGCGATCAGGCTGAGCCGACGTCTGAGGAACGTAACATCGAACTATTTTGTTCTGAGCTTGGCAATTTCCGATTTTCTGGTAGGTCTATCGCTGCCTTACCACCTCGCATTTTACGTTCTAGACCATTTGAGCCATGTGAAAGTCGCCTGCATCGCAAGATTTGTTTTCATAACCCTCGCATGTTCCGCGAGCATATACAACTTGATCGCTATTGCGGTAGACAGATACATATCAATCGTCCACCCCATGAAGTACACGAGATACATGACGAGGCGGGTGGTTTACACAATCATAACTATAGGTTGGATAACAGCGATTGGTATTTCAACCATACCAACATACTGGAATTGCTTTGACAACGCCGGTGCAATTTGCGAGATGGACACTATCCTACCCAG atattacaCGGTTGCTGTGCTGACACCAATGCTCTTCCTTACGTGGATTGCAATGTTCATAATATACTGGCGGATTTGGAGGGAGGCTAGCACTCATGCTCGAAGATTAAGAGGCAACACTTTGTACAACGACTCAGCGAGCGATTGGAAGAGCGTCCAG gTAGTTTTGCTCGTCCTGGGATGTTTTTCAGTATGTTGGCTACCATACCTGATAGTGGCCTGTACGCGGGCTTATGAGTGGCAGAACAAAGCATCGCCAACATTGTACAAAGCAACGTTTTCTCTAGCAATGGCGAACAGTGGGATGAATCCGATTATTTATGCATGGAAAAATGCGAATTTTCGAAAGGCATTCAATAAGTTGTTACATTTTGAATCACCAAACTGCAACGAATTTAATTCAAGCTTGAAGAACTACTTGAGTAAACAGAAGGAACTTAGGAAGAAGGAATTAGGCGGTGTCGATCCTGCGATTCAGGCCGTGGAAAACCACGGAATTAAAACAATATGTGGCAATTACTCTTTCGAAATGGAAGAAACGGCAACAATGACAACTGTATAA